The following proteins are co-located in the Manihot esculenta cultivar AM560-2 chromosome 7, M.esculenta_v8, whole genome shotgun sequence genome:
- the LOC122723955 gene encoding auxin-responsive protein SAUR68-like codes for MISSNKLLKLARKWQKMAAIRRRRITSSQNVGSTDTASVAEKGHFVVYSTDKKRFLLPLEYLNNEIIKELLNMAEEEFGLQSEGPLTLPCDADLMEYAVALLRRRATKDVERALLVFIGTKTFEIGKEMAKVGYYQVKKNHLSQKVGSIDTSSVAEKRHFVVYYADKKRFLLPLECLNNEMK; via the exons ATGATCAGTAGCAACAAACTTCTGAAATTGGCCAGGAAATGGCAGAAGATGGCTGCCATCAGGCGAAGAAGAATCACATCCTCACAAAATGTTGGAAGTACAGATACTGCATCAGTAGCTGAGAAAGGCCATTTTGTTGTGTACTCTACTGATAAAAAACGCTTCCTTCTTCCCTTGGAATATCTTAACAATGAAATCATCAAAGAGCTCTTGAACATGGCAGAAGAAGAGTTTGGATTGCAAAGTGAGGGGCCACTCACACTACCATGTGATGCAGACCTTATGGAATATGCAGTTGCTTTGCTTAGACGAAGAGCTACTAAAGATGTGGAAAGAGCATTGCTGGTGTTCATAGGTACCA AAACTTTTGAAATTGGCAAGGAAATGGCAAAAGTTGGCTACTATCAGGTGAAGAAGAATCACTTGTCACAAAAAGTTGGAAGTATAGATACTTCATCAGTTGCTGAGAAACGCCATTTTGTTGTGTACTATGCAGATAAAAAACGCTTCCTTCTTCCCCTGGAGTGTCTTAACAATGAAATGAAATGA